Proteins from a single region of Congzhengia minquanensis:
- a CDS encoding type III toxin-antitoxin system ToxN/AbiQ family toxin — protein sequence MIWIDVNANYLDYLRKFEDRIPKTDYGENKYKPFFGVLFEAEDLCYITQVSHPQLRHNKLKNQLDFYKIYDPKKLNRLIAVVNLNYMFPIPKSEIYPVTVSNIEQHRTFKSDKEKSQYVDLLKREMKYIDTLNLPEKAKKIYNLKYNHPTNKISVRCIDFKRMEHLAHDYILTLDERLKGFQGQYTFKEADFGKPVGNEIW from the coding sequence ATGATATGGATAGATGTAAATGCAAATTATCTTGATTATTTAAGAAAATTTGAAGACAGAATACCTAAAACTGATTATGGAGAAAACAAATACAAGCCATTCTTTGGTGTTTTGTTTGAAGCAGAAGATTTATGCTACATAACACAAGTATCTCATCCTCAACTTCGGCATAATAAATTAAAAAACCAATTAGACTTTTATAAAATATATGACCCCAAAAAACTTAATAGACTTATTGCTGTTGTTAATTTAAACTATATGTTCCCTATCCCTAAGTCTGAGATTTATCCGGTTACAGTCTCAAATATCGAACAGCATCGCACATTTAAGTCGGACAAAGAAAAAAGTCAATATGTAGATTTGTTAAAGCGTGAAATGAAATATATCGACACTTTGAATTTGCCCGAAAAGGCCAAAAAGATTTATAATCTTAAATATAATCACCCCACTAACAAAATTTCAGTACGTTGTATTGACTTTAAACGAATGGAACACTTAGCTCACGACTATATTTTAACATTAGATGAGCGGCTAAAGGGATTTCAAGGGCAATATACCTTTAAAGAAGCTGATTTTGGTAAACCTGTAGGAAATGAAATATGGTAA
- a CDS encoding phage antirepressor KilAC domain-containing protein has translation MKTEISTFSNEKFGKIRTVYQNENVWFIASDVCNILELTNTTVAMNGLEDFEKAKLNLGLCGGNTNIISESGFYTLVLRSRKPIAKPFRLWVTQEVLPSIRKHGAYIQPQRESEAIDYYFPNFSDGLKLSMVKELQQKNAQLQEFYDDLLSTDGLLDMNTVAKELEIGEYALFAYLRGKKILFYNKDMVNVPYERFRKEGKFKVKETPCHDGKTRNVTYVTRKGLDYIRKTMRKDGMLGVAK, from the coding sequence ATGAAAACTGAAATTTCAACTTTTAGTAATGAGAAGTTTGGTAAAATCAGAACTGTGTATCAAAATGAAAATGTGTGGTTTATTGCATCTGATGTATGCAATATTTTAGAATTGACAAATACAACTGTTGCAATGAATGGATTAGAAGATTTTGAAAAGGCTAAGTTAAACTTAGGGTTATGTGGTGGTAACACTAACATTATTTCTGAAAGTGGTTTTTACACACTTGTTTTACGTAGTCGTAAACCAATAGCAAAACCTTTTAGGCTGTGGGTTACACAAGAGGTTCTACCTAGTATTCGTAAACACGGGGCATATATTCAACCGCAAAGAGAATCAGAAGCTATAGACTATTACTTTCCTAATTTCTCTGATGGACTTAAGCTTTCAATGGTTAAAGAGCTTCAGCAAAAGAATGCTCAACTACAAGAGTTCTATGATGATTTATTAAGCACAGATGGACTACTGGATATGAATACTGTAGCAAAAGAACTGGAAATCGGCGAATATGCTTTGTTTGCTTATTTACGTGGTAAGAAAATCTTATTCTACAACAAAGATATGGTTAATGTTCCATATGAACGTTTTCGCAAAGAGGGCAAATTTAAGGTGAAAGAAACTCCATGCCATGATGGAAAAACAAGAAACGTTACTTATGTCACTCGTAAAGGTCTTGATTATATCAGAAAGACTATGCGGAAAGATGGAATGTTGGGGGTGGCAAAATGA
- a CDS encoding ImmA/IrrE family metallo-endopeptidase yields the protein MKTYKELLAIAKPFIQASSQIPHDPLSLCKKLGIVYKCKMQYEEDFNGVNPLVNFPAILCKKGNGQYIIYIDESSKYWRFYFFHEIAHFLLKHDFDSLENEQEANMLACILIAPMSKLPASLKSVQDLMYLAGLPIGRAEEYWQALIENGYGTEKLMSHSVKELLNMSLYELCVELTK from the coding sequence ATGAAAACATATAAAGAATTGTTGGCAATTGCTAAACCTTTCATTCAAGCGTCTTCACAAATTCCACACGATCCATTATCGTTGTGTAAAAAACTAGGGATTGTTTATAAGTGTAAAATGCAGTATGAGGAAGATTTTAATGGAGTTAATCCTCTTGTTAACTTCCCCGCTATTCTGTGTAAAAAAGGTAATGGACAATATATAATTTATATAGATGAATCAAGTAAATATTGGAGATTTTACTTTTTTCACGAGATTGCTCATTTTCTATTAAAACATGATTTTGATTCTTTGGAAAATGAACAAGAAGCAAATATGTTAGCCTGTATATTAATAGCTCCAATGAGTAAATTGCCAGCATCTTTAAAATCCGTGCAGGATTTGATGTATCTTGCAGGATTGCCTATTGGACGAGCAGAAGAATATTGGCAAGCACTTATTGAAAACGGATATGGGACAGAAAAATTAATGTCTCACTCGGTAAAAGAACTATTAAATATGTCGTTGTATGAACTCTGTGTCGAGTTAACAAAATGA
- a CDS encoding zinc ribbon-containing protein, with amino-acid sequence MPTTGEKPGEGTYTCTNCGQQVTLDDDSDTMPPCPKCGGTEYN; translated from the coding sequence ATGCCAACAACAGGTGAAAAACCAGGTGAAGGTACATACACATGTACTAATTGTGGGCAACAGGTGACACTTGACGATGATAGCGACACAATGCCACCTTGCCCTAAATGCGGCGGAACTGAATATAACTAA
- a CDS encoding zinc-ribbon domain-containing protein — protein sequence MALIKCKECGKEVSDKAKTCPNCGCPIDTAIRCPKCGSANTRVISGASKAMSVALWGAFAANKVISKYQCNDCNHKF from the coding sequence ATGGCTTTAATTAAATGTAAAGAATGTGGGAAAGAGGTATCAGACAAAGCTAAAACTTGCCCAAATTGCGGTTGTCCTATTGATACCGCTATAAGATGCCCCAAATGTGGAAGCGCAAACACCAGAGTAATTAGCGGAGCAAGTAAAGCAATGTCAGTTGCTCTTTGGGGTGCATTTGCAGCAAACAAGGTTATAAGTAAATATCAATGCAATGATTGTAACCATAAATTTTAA
- a CDS encoding peptidoglycan DD-metalloendopeptidase family protein — protein sequence MFLWKAIETLQHKNEEAARVSRELADEEVENRQEQLSSLEELQKKLVSTGGDKQALAQIQNELNDAIGETPGLLNDESNAYESATKKLWAKIEAEKAALKVSKMRQKEAARDQFNSNVGNTSYNPFDFSAEDMRAIAWDNSYSEESATHFYAKRQLGNNLVIGRKISKEEWANFWKEQVEYAKISWEDVVSEYSGTGGKSFAEGILETLVTSGYGDKDIDRLLPQLLDNDEFTKAIDEYLSSLSDPNKNSDSAKKNVEQIIESISNQFPKLNKFLDDYWYNLVSGSENAKDSIDNFIENYEAKLKSLNEELDKIQSAYQTVAAAIEEYNENGYLSVDTYQKLLELAPEYMSMLMDESGNLTLTKESWRLLTEAKIRDMYQTQANQYIESIKAAADSGNLEQLDKLTQGYKNLAEAKVIDYKATLATLNLTDEQRAGAEAYLSGLEKAMNQTIAGLGKGGMGGGSNTAKKQEDLAKQVREKEKQIEEAWEKERLEQLKDDLEKRKNEIEKYKNYIETLDFGLGIIETSDYSGKIDLLSQKYAKISDYTHQLNDELSRVLEMPYKTASEAQEIANRVKEIGSELTNNKKILKETIVEMQKARIEATRAATIDITNGLAEGLERTMWAFDQLENPYNRTNDFLDSMMSFDSLFGEVSELDKELEKKKQHDKALIAEEQATQDTIHQIVTDALELQAEENAKTRAEERAKLEEELAEISKEYKATLDTAATNTENTKNKITGSFNSVADSAGTMQQNVETHFGNMETSVTTHVDNTITKIDELKEKLADANSSTFNPNNSTPNAIAKSLVPDYKRISSPYGMRKHPITGETKMHNGIDIAADEGTDIKAAASGTVLLAGNNGGYGNCVIISHSDGTQTLYGHASKLLVSAGQKVEKGQVIAKVGSTGNSTGNHLHFETRINGKSYDPTFWASTHANGTKDFGIAGENYKKEYAINKKTGEWSVIDSPTLFDKDKFEIVGEDVSEKIDKPIDTFAKGTIVLPEGLGKYYTYEAWNRKEQGKTNWNKDSLQRKLVDVSTEKKDHWFNAEGYGLVANRYVVAVTDTFGSVGDYINIYNADGTIIPAVIGDIKNQSDAGANKWGHDNGASVVEFMTNWGKGHSNPKGNGGVLKIENIGNYFDNPELAANTKIVSDNTQALDENTKITEESVDTNPFSDANISKTVSEIEALGQLNKDKSDSYRRNRASEINYARINYELSDIEFYTQQKDLIETLLNGNDDILGFYDMEKEAIEKWGAAIQEARDSGATQEAIDALEQAMQDELTSFKELITNQTEILYEFDKKIAEKKVNDSKKWWNSIVAGFDNEQIYRDKRVDDLASLESLTEDPIAKAILRNRKYKENQDTVNYSKASQKANGEQRDAVMAQLFRFLDGNAITDINGVKLNPTDWFNIDGSISDEFERDMKDIISRYGEAVDTEIRGLVEGISIFGQAINNNIEAGKKAQNELYASDQERKQEFINAVQKAIDIETKAIEKQKENLNEQITYYNSLNTLLSKYYSVTNSITEAHHNINKELKAAQTSYKYLDAQTRLLLFNEKDYIALTKELNDIQVKANNLKSRYEYDLQHAQKEDIAEITNNYERQYDLLMKQYEISKAQLEVDKKRTQLNNILNERNVRMFVNGQWQWVANTQDVINAQNDLEDAKYSLSNAETQKYQTGETNKLSAKTDDLSTQINYLDSQITEINDRWNKITEIAEGGVLSVSQAWSDLVLTDSEYLDSFVSDITSAFSPLYEMLTGKNFVPLQEYKGYERSIEPESGYHKSGYAKIEEDESYSRSTINSDDYVVLTPDDVAKNLGITPLTQRDYSKLVASPPDIKGITKSYPLPETTNRTNNNVTNVDNSVTVNGVKLSEQDSKAVNEALRRHIAIH from the coding sequence ATGTTTTTATGGAAAGCAATTGAAACACTTCAACATAAAAATGAGGAAGCGGCAAGGGTTTCAAGAGAATTAGCAGATGAAGAGGTTGAAAATCGTCAAGAACAATTATCTTCTCTTGAAGAACTTCAAAAAAAACTAGTATCAACTGGCGGTGACAAACAAGCATTAGCACAGATACAAAATGAATTAAATGATGCAATTGGCGAAACACCTGGATTGCTAAATGATGAATCTAATGCTTATGAATCTGCGACAAAAAAATTGTGGGCAAAAATTGAAGCAGAAAAAGCAGCGTTAAAAGTTTCAAAAATGAGGCAAAAGGAAGCTGCTAGAGACCAATTTAATTCCAATGTAGGCAATACTTCATATAATCCGTTTGATTTTTCTGCTGAAGACATGAGAGCTATAGCATGGGATAATTCATATAGCGAAGAAAGTGCTACACATTTTTATGCTAAAAGACAATTAGGGAACAATCTTGTCATAGGTAGGAAAATTAGTAAAGAAGAATGGGCAAATTTTTGGAAAGAGCAAGTAGAGTATGCTAAAATTTCATGGGAAGATGTAGTTTCTGAATATTCTGGAACTGGTGGTAAAAGTTTTGCAGAAGGTATTTTAGAAACACTTGTTACATCTGGTTATGGGGATAAAGATATAGATAGGTTGTTGCCACAATTATTAGACAACGATGAATTTACTAAGGCTATAGATGAGTATCTATCAAGTTTATCTGACCCTAATAAGAATAGTGACAGTGCAAAGAAAAATGTTGAACAAATTATTGAATCCATTTCAAATCAATTTCCTAAATTAAATAAGTTTTTAGATGATTATTGGTATAATCTTGTTTCCGGTAGCGAAAATGCTAAAGATAGCATAGATAATTTCATAGAAAACTACGAAGCAAAATTAAAATCTCTTAATGAAGAACTTGATAAAATTCAGTCTGCATATCAGACAGTAGCTGCCGCTATTGAAGAGTATAACGAAAATGGCTATTTATCTGTTGACACATATCAAAAGCTATTAGAACTTGCCCCTGAATACATGTCAATGTTAATGGATGAAAGTGGTAATTTAACATTAACAAAAGAGTCTTGGAGACTTTTAACTGAGGCTAAAATCCGTGACATGTATCAGACACAAGCAAATCAATATATTGAAAGCATAAAGGCGGCTGCCGACAGTGGTAATCTTGAACAGCTTGATAAATTAACACAAGGTTATAAAAATCTTGCTGAAGCTAAAGTTATTGATTATAAGGCTACATTAGCAACGCTAAACCTTACTGATGAACAAAGAGCCGGAGCTGAAGCTTATTTATCTGGTTTAGAAAAGGCGATGAATCAAACCATTGCAGGGCTGGGGAAAGGTGGAATGGGCGGAGGCTCAAACACTGCCAAAAAACAAGAAGACCTTGCAAAACAAGTTCGTGAAAAAGAAAAGCAGATTGAGGAAGCATGGGAAAAGGAACGTCTTGAACAGTTAAAAGATGATCTTGAAAAGCGTAAAAATGAGATAGAAAAATACAAAAACTATATTGAGACGCTTGACTTTGGGCTTGGTATAATAGAAACTAGCGATTATTCTGGTAAAATTGATTTGCTTAGTCAAAAGTATGCAAAAATATCAGATTATACACATCAATTAAATGATGAATTGTCGCGTGTTTTAGAAATGCCATATAAAACCGCATCTGAAGCGCAGGAAATTGCAAATCGTGTAAAGGAAATTGGTTCTGAATTAACTAACAACAAGAAGATATTAAAAGAGACAATTGTTGAAATGCAAAAAGCTCGTATTGAAGCGACACGAGCAGCTACGATTGACATTACTAACGGTTTGGCCGAAGGGTTAGAACGTACAATGTGGGCGTTTGATCAATTAGAAAATCCATATAATAGAACAAATGACTTTTTAGATTCTATGATGTCGTTTGATTCATTATTTGGTGAAGTTTCTGAATTAGATAAGGAACTTGAGAAAAAGAAACAGCACGATAAAGCGTTAATTGCAGAAGAACAAGCCACACAAGATACCATTCATCAAATTGTTACTGATGCTTTAGAACTGCAAGCGGAAGAAAATGCAAAAACCAGAGCTGAAGAACGAGCTAAATTGGAAGAGGAACTTGCTGAAATTTCCAAAGAGTATAAGGCTACATTAGATACTGCTGCTACTAATACTGAAAATACAAAAAATAAAATTACTGGTAGTTTTAACTCGGTTGCTGATAGTGCTGGAACCATGCAGCAAAATGTTGAGACACATTTTGGAAACATGGAAACAAGTGTTACGACCCATGTTGATAATACTATTACAAAGATTGATGAGTTAAAAGAAAAATTAGCTGATGCCAATTCTTCAACTTTTAATCCAAATAATAGTACTCCAAACGCAATAGCAAAGTCGCTTGTTCCTGATTACAAAAGAATTTCAAGCCCTTATGGAATGAGGAAACACCCAATAACAGGTGAGACTAAAATGCATAATGGCATTGATATTGCAGCCGACGAAGGAACTGATATTAAAGCCGCAGCCAGCGGAACTGTTTTGTTGGCTGGTAATAATGGTGGCTATGGTAATTGTGTTATCATTTCACATAGTGATGGAACTCAAACACTTTACGGCCATGCTTCAAAGCTTTTGGTATCGGCAGGGCAGAAAGTAGAAAAGGGTCAGGTCATTGCAAAGGTGGGTTCTACGGGCAATTCCACCGGAAACCACCTACATTTTGAAACTAGAATAAATGGTAAAAGTTATGATCCAACATTTTGGGCTTCAACTCACGCTAATGGCACAAAAGATTTTGGAATTGCCGGAGAGAATTATAAGAAAGAATACGCAATTAACAAAAAAACTGGTGAATGGTCTGTTATTGACTCCCCTACTCTATTTGATAAAGACAAATTTGAAATTGTAGGAGAAGATGTATCTGAGAAGATAGATAAGCCGATTGATACATTTGCAAAAGGAACGATTGTTCTTCCAGAAGGTCTTGGGAAATATTATACTTATGAAGCATGGAATAGAAAAGAACAAGGGAAAACAAACTGGAACAAAGATTCCCTGCAAAGAAAGTTGGTAGATGTATCAACAGAGAAAAAAGACCATTGGTTTAATGCAGAAGGTTATGGACTTGTTGCAAATAGATACGTCGTTGCTGTCACAGATACATTTGGCAGTGTTGGTGACTATATTAATATTTATAATGCTGACGGAACAATTATTCCGGCGGTTATTGGTGATATTAAAAATCAGTCTGACGCAGGTGCTAATAAATGGGGGCATGACAACGGAGCCAGTGTTGTTGAATTTATGACGAATTGGGGGAAAGGACATTCCAACCCCAAAGGCAACGGCGGCGTATTAAAAATTGAAAATATAGGTAACTATTTTGATAATCCAGAATTGGCGGCAAACACAAAAATAGTTTCTGATAATACCCAAGCATTAGACGAAAATACAAAAATAACGGAAGAGAGCGTAGACACTAACCCATTTTCTGATGCTAATATTAGTAAAACGGTTTCTGAAATTGAAGCTTTAGGGCAACTGAATAAGGATAAATCGGATAGTTATAGAAGGAATCGGGCTTCTGAGATAAATTATGCAAGAATTAATTATGAATTAAGCGACATTGAATTTTATACTCAACAAAAAGATTTAATTGAAACTCTTTTAAATGGCAATGACGATATTCTTGGCTTTTATGATATGGAAAAAGAGGCCATTGAAAAATGGGGAGCGGCAATTCAAGAAGCAAGAGATTCAGGTGCGACGCAAGAAGCAATTGACGCTTTAGAACAAGCTATGCAAGATGAATTAACATCATTTAAGGAGTTAATTACGAATCAAACGGAAATACTTTATGAGTTTGATAAAAAGATAGCTGAAAAAAAGGTAAACGACTCTAAAAAATGGTGGAATTCTATTGTTGCCGGATTTGATAACGAGCAAATTTATCGAGATAAGCGTGTTGATGATTTGGCAAGTCTTGAATCTTTAACGGAAGACCCGATCGCAAAAGCCATTCTAAGAAACAGAAAATATAAAGAAAATCAAGATACTGTAAATTATTCTAAAGCTTCTCAAAAGGCAAACGGCGAACAGCGCGATGCTGTGATGGCACAATTGTTCCGATTTTTAGACGGGAATGCTATTACCGATATAAACGGTGTAAAGTTAAATCCTACAGATTGGTTTAACATTGATGGAAGTATTTCAGATGAATTTGAACGGGATATGAAGGATATCATATCACGATATGGAGAAGCGGTTGACACTGAAATACGTGGGCTTGTTGAAGGCATTTCGATTTTTGGACAAGCAATTAATAATAATATTGAGGCCGGTAAAAAAGCGCAAAATGAATTGTATGCTTCAGACCAAGAAAGAAAACAAGAATTTATAAACGCTGTACAAAAAGCCATTGATATTGAAACGAAAGCTATTGAAAAACAAAAAGAGAATTTAAATGAGCAAATCACTTATTATAATTCTTTAAATACTCTTCTTTCAAAATACTATTCTGTAACCAATAGCATTACAGAAGCACATCATAACATTAACAAAGAATTGAAAGCTGCACAAACGTCCTATAAATATCTTGATGCGCAAACCCGTCTGTTGTTATTTAACGAAAAGGATTATATTGCGTTAACAAAAGAGCTAAACGATATTCAGGTTAAAGCAAATAATTTAAAAAGTCGCTATGAATATGATTTGCAACACGCTCAGAAAGAAGATATTGCTGAAATAACAAACAACTATGAAAGACAGTATGATTTGTTAATGAAACAATATGAAATTTCTAAAGCACAGTTGGAAGTTGATAAAAAGCGCACTCAGTTAAATAATATTTTAAATGAACGTAACGTCAGAATGTTTGTTAACGGGCAATGGCAATGGGTGGCAAATACACAAGATGTTATAAATGCGCAGAATGATTTAGAAGACGCGAAGTATTCTCTATCTAATGCTGAAACACAGAAATACCAAACCGGCGAAACAAATAAGTTATCTGCAAAGACAGACGATTTAAGTACGCAAATTAATTATTTAGATTCTCAGATAACCGAAATTAACGACCGTTGGAATAAAATAACGGAAATTGCAGAAGGCGGCGTTTTATCTGTTAGTCAGGCGTGGTCTGATTTGGTATTGACAGACAGTGAATATTTAGATAGTTTTGTTTCTGATATTACCAGTGCCTTTAGTCCTCTTTATGAAATGTTAACTGGCAAAAATTTTGTACCACTTCAGGAATATAAAGGGTATGAAAGAAGCATAGAACCCGAAAGTGGGTATCATAAGTCCGGATACGCCAAAATAGAAGAAGACGAGTCTTATAGTCGTAGCACGATTAATTCAGATGACTATGTTGTATTAACGCCTGATGATGTGGCTAAAAATCTCGGGATTACTCCGTTAACACAGCGAGATTATTCTAAACTGGTCGCTTCTCCACCAGATATAAAAGGGATTACGAAATCTTATCCTTTGCCTGAAACAACAAACAGGACAAACAATAATGTGACAAATGTTGATAACAGCGTGACAGTAAATGGTGTGAAATTATCAGAACAAGACTCAAAAGCTGTTAATGAAGCATTAAGGAGACATATAGCGATTCATTAA
- a CDS encoding ATP-binding protein → MINIVNPYTPGSGRIPGYLAGRDSIIEEAKRCIVSTQAQFPERSIAYYGLRGVGKTVLLNAIENIADDLNVLYEHIEIKENNSFIKDVSIASQRLLNQMSFKENAKDKLNKVIAAIKQLRVTINPADNTPSAEIADLTIPDSLSNDVTELFVSLGKLAFDTGNTICFFIDEIQYVEDEQLEALLMALHRVNQLRLPILVFCAGLPKILKTFGDIKSYSERLFQYTQIDSLKNNDAINAIIEPAKPFNVKYTEGAIAEILLATGCYPYFLQELCSTIWSIYDKNIIQKDDVISAIPYSLENLDNSFFQIRFERCTETERKFMYAMVKCGELPCTIANVARIMNRNVKSISPIRAQLINKGLIYSTGYAEIDFTVPKFDDFLKRLNPEINVCLNR, encoded by the coding sequence TTGATTAATATTGTTAATCCATATACTCCGGGGTCTGGACGTATTCCCGGCTATTTAGCGGGAAGGGATTCAATCATTGAGGAAGCCAAGAGATGTATTGTATCAACTCAAGCCCAGTTCCCTGAAAGGTCAATTGCATATTACGGATTACGCGGAGTGGGTAAAACTGTATTGCTCAACGCTATTGAAAATATTGCCGATGACTTAAATGTATTGTATGAGCATATTGAGATAAAAGAAAACAATTCTTTTATTAAGGATGTTTCAATCGCAAGCCAAAGATTGTTAAATCAGATGAGCTTTAAAGAAAATGCCAAAGATAAATTAAACAAAGTAATTGCCGCAATTAAACAACTGAGAGTTACAATTAATCCGGCTGATAATACTCCATCAGCAGAGATAGCTGATTTAACTATACCTGATAGCCTTTCTAATGATGTAACAGAACTTTTTGTATCATTGGGAAAACTTGCATTTGACACTGGGAACACTATTTGTTTTTTTATAGATGAAATTCAATACGTTGAAGACGAGCAATTGGAGGCATTATTAATGGCTCTCCATCGAGTCAATCAATTACGTTTGCCAATTTTAGTTTTCTGTGCAGGACTTCCTAAGATACTTAAAACTTTTGGAGATATTAAATCCTATTCTGAAAGATTGTTTCAATATACACAAATTGATTCTTTGAAAAACAATGATGCTATTAATGCGATAATTGAACCGGCTAAACCATTTAATGTGAAATATACGGAAGGTGCTATTGCTGAAATATTATTGGCTACTGGATGTTATCCATATTTCCTTCAAGAGCTTTGCAGTACCATATGGAGCATTTATGATAAAAACATAATACAGAAAGATGATGTAATATCTGCGATACCATATTCTCTTGAGAATCTTGATAATAGTTTTTTTCAAATAAGATTTGAAAGGTGTACAGAAACTGAAAGAAAATTTATGTATGCTATGGTAAAATGCGGCGAGCTTCCTTGTACCATAGCTAATGTTGCACGAATAATGAACCGAAATGTGAAAAGTATATCTCCTATTAGAGCACAGTTAATCAATAAAGGGTTAATATATTCTACTGGGTATGCGGAGATTGATTTTACTGTCCCAAAGTTTGATGATTTTTTGAAACGATTAAATCCTGAGATTAATGTTTGCTTAAATAGATAA
- the tnpA gene encoding IS200/IS605 family transposase: MNNEYKHTKTTVSLINYHFVFCPRYRRKIFNIPGVEQRFKELVIAECAKCDIEILAMECHIDHVHMFLSVLPTMSIPIIMKQIKGATSLVLREEFKQLKSMPSLWTRSYFVSTAGNVSSETIKWYVDTQKTRP; this comes from the coding sequence ATGAATAACGAATATAAACATACAAAGACAACAGTATCATTGATTAACTACCATTTTGTGTTCTGTCCGAGATATAGACGAAAAATATTCAATATCCCTGGAGTAGAACAGCGTTTCAAAGAACTTGTAATTGCTGAATGTGCCAAGTGCGATATTGAGATACTTGCTATGGAATGCCATATAGACCATGTACATATGTTTTTAAGTGTACTTCCTACTATGTCAATTCCAATTATCATGAAACAAATCAAAGGTGCTACATCACTTGTACTTAGAGAAGAATTTAAACAATTAAAATCTATGCCTTCTCTTTGGACTCGTAGCTATTTTGTAAGTACAGCAGGTAATGTTAGTTCTGAAACTATCAAATGGTATGTTGATACCCAAAAGACCAGACCATAG
- the tnpB gene encoding IS200/IS605 family element RNA-guided endonuclease TnpB codes for MKKGIKFRAYPNKEQQNLINQTLGCCRLIYNKGLAMRDEAYKNGLKVGYSQTSAMLTDLKKHDDFAFLKEVDSIALQQALRDLDRGFVNFFQKRAKHPQFKSKHHNHQSYRTVNQNDNIRIVDKYLKLPKLGYVKIKQSMKVGKINNVTIERTPSGKYFVVLNVDFELEFKPNKGGSIGIDVGIKDFYSDSNGNVVHNPKYLEKSMRKLIREQRRLSRKQKGSNNRNKQRVKVALVHEKITNQRNDFLQKQSTILVRENQTICIEDLKVKNMMRNHKLAQHIGSVSWSKFFDMLSYKSVWYGNDIVKVPTMYPSSQTCSCCGFKNPLVKNLAIRKWECPECHTKHDRDTNASINILNKGLQTRSA; via the coding sequence ATGAAAAAAGGTATTAAATTTAGAGCATATCCTAATAAGGAACAACAAAACTTAATAAATCAGACTCTTGGTTGTTGTAGACTCATCTACAACAAAGGTCTTGCTATGCGTGATGAAGCCTATAAGAATGGTTTAAAAGTAGGTTACTCTCAAACTTCTGCAATGCTGACAGATTTGAAAAAGCATGATGATTTTGCATTTCTAAAAGAAGTTGACTCTATAGCTTTACAACAAGCTTTGCGTGACCTTGATAGAGGTTTTGTAAATTTCTTTCAGAAACGTGCAAAGCATCCACAGTTTAAGAGTAAACATCACAATCATCAATCCTATAGAACTGTTAATCAGAATGATAACATTCGCATCGTAGACAAGTATCTAAAACTTCCAAAACTTGGCTATGTAAAAATTAAACAGTCTATGAAAGTAGGTAAAATCAATAATGTAACAATTGAACGCACACCTTCTGGCAAATATTTTGTGGTTCTTAATGTAGATTTTGAACTAGAATTTAAGCCCAATAAGGGTGGGTCTATTGGTATTGATGTTGGTATTAAGGACTTTTACTCTGATTCCAATGGGAATGTAGTACATAATCCAAAATACCTTGAGAAGTCTATGCGTAAGCTCATCAGAGAACAGCGTAGACTATCTCGTAAGCAAAAAGGCTCTAACAATCGTAATAAACAGCGTGTCAAAGTAGCTCTAGTCCATGAAAAGATAACTAATCAGCGTAATGATTTCCTGCAAAAACAGTCAACTATATTAGTGCGTGAAAACCAAACAATCTGTATAGAAGATTTAAAAGTAAAAAATATGATGCGTAATCATAAACTGGCACAACACATAGGTTCAGTATCATGGTCTAAATTTTTTGATATGCTATCCTATAAATCTGTCTGGTACGGTAATGACATTGTAAAAGTACCTACAATGTATCCAAGTAGCCAGACATGTTCCTGCTGTGGATTTAAAAATCCACTTGTAAAGAATCTTGCAATTCGTAAATGGGAGTGCCCGGAGTGTCATACAAAGCATGACAGGGATACTAACGCAAGTATCAACATACTGAATAAAGGACTGCAAACGCGGTCGGCATAG